In Myripristis murdjan chromosome 2, fMyrMur1.1, whole genome shotgun sequence, a genomic segment contains:
- the chrna2a gene encoding neuronal acetylcholine receptor subunit alpha-2a isoform X3 — protein sequence MTKAQLFHTGRVRWVPPAIYKSSCSIDVTFFPFDQQSCKMKFGSWTYDRAKIDLEPIDNTVDLKDYWESGEWAIVDAVGTYNTKKYDCCHEIYPDITYYFIIRRLPLFYTINLIIPCLLISCLTVLVFYLPSDCGEKITLCISVLLSLTVFLLLITEIIPSTSLVIPLIGEYLLFTMIFVTLSIVITVFVLNVHHRSSATHTMPRWVRAIFLSSVPRWLCMKRPPPDLRRRGLIDKLLPVRTPGPSHSTSHSTATTWITQESDVDLHGYQDDAGCHGYHQLGSLGMGVELSYCDLHGYSDTDVDGDLVRSGVNRAGRTKFPTSVSFPPPSPQMFRYSLLPQRPSTLSLNWDGSAPELRPIQHPSATALSPAVVRALEGVTYIAEHLRAEDADFSVKEDWKYVAMVIDRIFLWMFIIVCLLGTIGLFLPPWLSGMI from the exons ATGACCAAGGCCCAGCTGTTCCACACCGGTCGTGTTCGCTGGGTCCCCCCGGCCATCTACAAGTCCTCCTGCTCCATCGACGTCACCTTCTTCCCCTTCGACCAGCAGAGCTGCAAGATGAAGTTCGGCTCCTGGACCTACGACCGCGCCAAGATAGACCTGGAGCCCATCGACAACACTGTAGATCTGAAG GATTACTGGGAGAGCGGGGAGTGGGCGATTGTTGACGCTGTGGGCACCTACAACACCAAGAAGTACGACTGCTGCCACGAGATTTACCCCGACATCACCTACTACTTCATCATCCGCCGGCTCCCGTTGTTCTACACCATCAACCTCATCATCCCCTGCCTGCTCATCTCCTGCCTGACCGTCCTGGTCTTCTACCTGCCGTCCGACTGCGGCGAGAAGATCACGCTGTGCATCTCCGTGCTGCTGTCGCTCACCGTCTTCCTGCTGCTGATCACCGAGATCATCCCGTCCACGTCGCTGGTCATCCCGCTGATCGGCGAGTACCTCCTCTTCACCATGATCTTCGTCACGCTGTCCATCGTCATCACCGTCTTCGTGCTGAACGTGCACCACCGCTCGTCGGCCACCCACACCATGCCTCGCTGGGTTCGCGCCATCTTCCTGTCTTCGGTGCCGCGATGGCTCTGCATGAAGCGGCCGCCGCCCGACCTCAG GAGGCGGGGCTTGATCGATAAGCTCCTCCCCGTCCGGACTCCAGGCCCCTCCCACAGCACCTCCCACTCCACCGCCACCACCTGGATCACACAAGAATCTGACGTCGATCTCCATGGTTACCAGGATGATGCTGGTTGCCACGGCTACCACCAGCTCGGCTCGTTGGGCATGGGAGTTGAGCTCAGCTACTGCGATCTCCATGGTTACTCCGACACAGATGTGGACGGCGACTTGGTGAGGTCAGGGGTGAACAGAGCAGGGCGGACAAAGTTTCCTACCTCcgtttccttccctcctccgtCCCCTCAAATGTTCAGGTACAGCCTCCTCCCACAGAGACCCTCCACGCTCAGCTTGAACTGGGACGGCTCTGCTCCGGAGCTCAGACCGATCCAGCACCCATCAGCCACTGCTCTGTCTCCCGCGGTGGTGCGCGCCCTGGAGGGGGTGACCTACATCGCAGAACATCTGAGAGCCGAGGACGCCGACTTCTCG GTGAAAGAGGACTGGAAGTATGTGGCCATGGTCATTGATCGGATCTTCCTGTGGATGTTCATTATCGTGTGTCTGTTGGGAACCATCGGACTCTTCCTGCCGCCGTGGCTGTCTGGAATGATCTAG
- the LOC115375795 gene encoding D-beta-hydroxybutyrate dehydrogenase, mitochondrial-like — protein sequence MARDLSISEIIGIISTSAVFLLVIANLVSRRRRGQIQDGSGRAVLITGCDSGFGHHLARHLDTQGFVVFAGCLFPEGAGAQSLSRESSSNLKILKLDVTSDDDVQQAKRIVQDNLPEKGLWAVVNNAGISDWAEIEWSTIEDFRHMVDVNLFGCIRTSIAFLPMVRASKGRMVYVSSIFAFFSCLNMGAYSVSKRGLEAFADCLRVEMASFGVEVSIIQPGNFGQATNIVRMKMAQDIWTKLDEEHKQMFNQSYIELANDYFTSTCKAGFKNADSVVDAMVHAITSPRPKYRYLLVSTTDMFFFKAFPYLPTFLADAVFSLSPMYNKRKAMLYSQ from the exons ATGGCCAGAGATCTCTCCATCAGCGAAATCATCGGCATCATTTCCACATCTGCCGTCTTTCTCTTGGTCATTGCCAACCTTGTTTCCCGCCGTCGTAGAGGCCAGATACAGGATGGTTCTGGCCGCGCAGTCTTGATAACGGGCTGTGACAGTGGCTTCGGACACCACCTCGCTCGGCATCTGGACACCCAAGGGTTTGTTGTCTTTGCTGGTTGCCTGTTTCCAGAAGGTGCCGGAGCCCAGAGCCTGTCAAGAGAAAGCTCCAGCAACCTGAAGATCCTCAAGCTGGACGTCACCAGTGATGACGATGTGCAGCAGGCGAAGAGGATAGTCCAGGACAATCTACCAGAGAAGG GCCTGTGGGCAGTTGTGAACAATGCCGGCATTTCTGATTGGGCAGAGATAGAATGGAGCACCATTGAAGATTTTCGCCATATGGTTGATGTCAACCTTTTTGGCTGCATCAGGACTTCAATTGCTTTTCTACCGATGGTTCGAGCCTCCAAAG GGCGGATGGTTTATGTGTCAAGCATCTTTGCATTTTTCAGCTGCCTGAACATGGGAGCCTACAGTGTGTCAAAGAGAGGACTGGAGGCATTTGCAGATTGCTTAAGGGTTGAAATGGCCAGTTTTGGTGTTGAG GTCAGCATCATCCAGCCAGGTAATTTTGGCCAAGCTACCAATATTGTGAGGATGAAAATGGCTCAGGACATCTGGACAAAACTTGATGAAGAGCACAAGCAAATGTTCAACCAGAGTTACATTGAGCTGGCCAATGACTACTTCACTTCAACGTGCAAGGCCGGCTTCAAAAATGCTGACTCGGTTGTTGATGCGATGGTACATGCCATCACATCACCACGACCTAAATACAGATACCTGCTTGTCTCCACAACtgatatgtttttctttaaggCCTTTCCTTATCTTCCCACCTTTCTCGCTGATGCTGTGTTTTCCCTCAGCCCCATGtacaacaaaagaaaagcaatGCTTTATTCTCAGTAG